The following are encoded together in the Erwinia sp. E602 genome:
- the nagA gene encoding N-acetylglucosamine-6-phosphate deacetylase — MYALTHGRIYTGHEILDNHAVVIADGLIERVCAVDALPEGIETRDVGGALIAPGFIDLQLNGCGGVQFNDDLAAISVETLNIMQRANEKSGCTSFLPTLITSSDELMIRAVEVMRAYLAQNHGQALGLHLEGPWLNPLKKGTHDPALIRAPSPQLVDFLCDNADVISKITLAPEKVAPAVIRRLRDAGIVISAGHSHATCDEAREGIRAGVSFATHLYNAMPATTGREPGLIGALFDSPDVWCGIIADGLHVNYANIRNAKRIKGDKLVLVTDATAPAGACIDRFIFAGKTIYYRDGLCVDENGTLSGSALTMIEAVANSVEHVGISLDESLRMASLYPARAMGVDAQLGSIEAGKVANLTVFTRDYKITRTIVNGHEVYSE, encoded by the coding sequence ATGTACGCTTTAACCCACGGCCGCATTTATACCGGCCACGAAATTCTCGACAACCACGCGGTAGTGATCGCTGACGGCCTGATTGAACGCGTCTGCGCCGTGGATGCCCTGCCTGAAGGGATCGAAACCCGTGACGTTGGCGGCGCGCTGATTGCGCCGGGTTTCATCGACCTACAGCTGAACGGCTGCGGTGGCGTACAGTTTAATGATGACCTGGCGGCTATCAGCGTTGAAACACTGAACATTATGCAGCGGGCCAATGAAAAATCCGGCTGCACCAGCTTTCTGCCGACCCTGATTACCAGCAGCGATGAGCTGATGATCCGCGCCGTTGAAGTGATGCGGGCGTATCTGGCGCAGAATCACGGCCAGGCGCTGGGCCTGCATCTTGAGGGACCGTGGTTAAACCCGCTGAAAAAGGGCACCCACGATCCGGCGCTGATCCGCGCCCCCTCCCCGCAGCTGGTGGATTTCCTCTGCGATAACGCGGATGTGATTAGCAAAATTACCCTGGCACCGGAGAAGGTGGCACCGGCAGTGATCCGCCGTCTGCGTGACGCTGGCATCGTCATCTCCGCCGGGCACTCGCACGCCACCTGTGACGAGGCGCGAGAAGGTATTCGCGCCGGGGTGAGCTTTGCTACCCATCTGTATAACGCCATGCCCGCCACCACCGGCCGGGAGCCGGGGCTGATCGGCGCGCTGTTCGACTCACCTGATGTCTGGTGCGGCATTATCGCCGACGGCCTGCACGTCAATTATGCCAACATCCGCAACGCCAAACGCATCAAAGGCGACAAGCTGGTGCTGGTGACCGATGCCACCGCGCCGGCGGGTGCCTGTATTGATCGGTTCATTTTTGCCGGTAAAACAATATACTATCGCGACGGGTTGTGCGTGGATGAAAATGGCACGCTGAGCGGGTCGGCCTTAACTATGATTGAAGCCGTGGCGAACAGCGTTGAACACGTCGGCATCTCACTGGATGAGTCGCTGCGTATGGCGTCACTCTACCCGGCCCGGGCAATGGGGGTGGATGCACAGTTGGGTTCAATTGAGGCCGGAAAAGTGGCCAACCTGACCGTGTTCACCCGCGATTATAAAATCACCCGTACCATCGTGAATGGTCACGAGGTCTATAGCGAGTAG
- the glnS gene encoding glutamine--tRNA ligase, translating into MSEAEARPTNFIRQIIDEDLATGKHHSVQTRFPPEPNGYLHIGHAKSICLNFGIAQDYQGQCNLRFDDTNPVKEDLEFVESIKRDVQWLGFAWSGEVRYSSDYFEQLHNYAVELINKGLAYVDELTPEQIREYRGSLTAPGKNSPYRDRSVEENLALFAKMRSGGFAEGTACLRAKIDMASSFIVLRDPVLYRIKFAEHHQTGNAWCIYPMYDFTHCISDALEGITHSLCTLEFQDNRRLYDWVLDNITIPVHPRQYEFSRLNLEYAIMSKRKLSLLVSEKVVEGWDDPRMLTVSGLRRRGYSAESIREFCRRIGVTKQDNIVEMAALESCIRDDLNENAPRAMAVLDPVKVVIENLPAHHDETIVMPNHPNKPEMGTRDVPFSREIWIDRADFREEANKQYKRLVLGKEVRLRNAYVIRAERVAKDEDGNITCLFCTCDVDTLSKDPADGRKVKGVIHWVSAVHALPAEFRLYDRLFSVPNPAAADDFLTTINPDSLIIRNGFVEPGLQQAEASAPYQFEREGYFCADSVYSSASQLVFNRTVGLRDTWAKSGE; encoded by the coding sequence ATGAGTGAGGCTGAAGCCCGCCCAACTAACTTTATTCGTCAGATCATCGACGAAGATCTGGCGACAGGTAAGCACCACAGCGTGCAGACCCGCTTTCCGCCTGAGCCAAACGGCTACCTGCACATCGGTCACGCCAAGTCGATCTGCCTGAATTTTGGTATCGCGCAAGATTACCAGGGGCAGTGCAACCTGCGTTTCGACGATACCAACCCGGTGAAAGAAGATCTGGAGTTTGTTGAGTCGATCAAACGTGACGTGCAATGGCTGGGCTTTGCGTGGAGCGGTGAGGTGCGTTACTCATCTGACTATTTTGAACAGCTGCATAACTACGCCGTTGAACTGATTAATAAAGGCCTCGCCTACGTGGATGAGCTCACGCCTGAGCAGATCCGCGAATACCGTGGCAGCCTGACCGCACCGGGTAAAAACAGCCCGTACCGCGATCGCAGCGTGGAAGAGAACCTGGCGCTGTTTGCGAAGATGCGCAGCGGTGGTTTCGCCGAAGGTACCGCCTGCCTGCGAGCCAAAATCGATATGGCCTCCAGCTTTATCGTGCTGCGCGACCCGGTGCTGTACCGCATCAAGTTTGCCGAACATCACCAGACGGGCAACGCCTGGTGCATCTACCCGATGTACGACTTCACCCACTGCATCTCCGATGCGCTGGAGGGCATTACCCACTCGCTCTGTACGCTGGAGTTCCAGGACAACCGCCGCCTGTATGACTGGGTGCTGGACAACATCACCATTCCGGTGCATCCGCGTCAGTACGAATTCTCACGCCTGAACCTCGAATACGCCATCATGTCCAAGCGCAAGCTGAGCCTGCTGGTGAGCGAGAAGGTGGTGGAAGGCTGGGATGACCCGCGTATGCTGACCGTTTCCGGCCTGCGCCGCCGCGGCTACAGCGCCGAGTCGATCCGCGAGTTCTGCCGCCGCATCGGCGTGACCAAACAGGACAATATCGTCGAGATGGCCGCGCTGGAGTCCTGCATCCGCGACGACCTGAACGAAAACGCTCCGCGCGCGATGGCGGTGCTGGATCCGGTTAAGGTGGTCATTGAGAACCTGCCTGCGCATCACGATGAAACTATCGTCATGCCAAATCATCCTAACAAGCCGGAGATGGGCACGCGTGACGTGCCGTTCAGCCGCGAGATCTGGATCGACCGCGCCGACTTCCGCGAAGAGGCGAATAAGCAGTACAAGCGTCTGGTGCTGGGGAAAGAGGTGCGTCTGCGCAACGCCTACGTGATCCGTGCGGAGCGCGTGGCGAAAGACGAAGACGGCAATATCACCTGCCTGTTCTGTACCTGTGATGTGGATACTCTGAGCAAAGATCCTGCCGATGGCCGTAAGGTTAAAGGTGTGATCCACTGGGTGTCTGCGGTGCATGCGCTGCCGGCAGAATTCCGTCTGTACGATCGCCTGTTCAGCGTGCCTAACCCGGCCGCCGCCGACGACTTCCTGACCACTATCAATCCGGACTCGCTGATTATCCGTAACGGCTTTGTCGAACCGGGGCTGCAGCAGGCAGAGGCATCCGCGCCATATCAGTTCGAGCGTGAAGGCTACTTCTGCGCCGACAGCGTTTACTCCAGCGCCAGCCAGTTGGTGTTTAACCGCACCGTTGGCCTGCGTGATACCTGGGCGAAAAGCGGCGAATAA
- the nagB gene encoding glucosamine-6-phosphate deaminase, with protein MRLIPLATSSQTGKWAARHIVSRINAFNPTADRPFVLGLPTGGTPLEAYKHLIEMHKAGQVSFKHVVTFNMDEYVGLPKEHPESYHSFMYRNFFDHVDISTENINLLNGNAADIDAECRQYEEKIRAYGKINLFMGGVGNDGHIAFNEPASSLASRTRIKTLTQDTRIANSRFFSGDVDQVPKYALTVGVGTLLDAEEVMILVTGHVKAQALQAAVEGNVNHMWTISCLQLHPKAVVVCDEPATMELKVKTVKYFREMEAANITDL; from the coding sequence ATGAGACTGATTCCCCTGGCAACGTCATCACAGACCGGTAAGTGGGCGGCGCGCCATATCGTTAGCCGGATCAACGCCTTCAACCCGACCGCCGACCGCCCGTTTGTTCTGGGCCTGCCGACCGGCGGTACTCCGCTGGAAGCCTACAAGCACCTGATTGAGATGCACAAAGCGGGCCAGGTTAGTTTTAAACATGTGGTAACCTTCAACATGGACGAATACGTCGGCCTGCCGAAGGAACACCCGGAGAGTTACCACAGCTTTATGTACCGGAACTTTTTCGATCATGTTGATATTTCAACTGAAAACATCAACCTCCTCAATGGCAATGCCGCGGATATTGACGCAGAATGCCGCCAGTATGAGGAGAAAATCCGCGCTTACGGTAAAATCAACCTGTTTATGGGCGGCGTCGGCAACGACGGACATATCGCCTTCAACGAACCGGCCTCTTCACTGGCTTCACGCACGCGCATCAAAACGCTGACCCAGGATACGCGTATCGCCAACTCACGCTTCTTCAGCGGCGATGTCGATCAGGTGCCGAAATATGCGCTGACCGTTGGCGTCGGTACGTTGCTGGATGCGGAAGAGGTGATGATTCTGGTGACCGGCCATGTGAAGGCGCAGGCGCTGCAGGCCGCCGTTGAGGGTAACGTCAACCATATGTGGACCATCAGCTGCCTGCAGCTGCATCCTAAGGCCGTGGTGGTGTGTGATGAACCCGCCACCATGGAATTAAAAGTCAAAACGGTTAAATATTTCCGCGAAATGGAAGCGGCCAATATTACCGACCTGTGA
- the fur gene encoding ferric iron uptake transcriptional regulator: MTDNNTALKKAGLKVTLPRLKILEVLQEPEGHHVSAEDLYKRLIDMGEEIGLATVYRVLNQFDDAGIVTRHNFEGGKSVFELTQQQHHDHLICLDCGKVIEFSDESIETRQRDIATRHGIKLSNHSLYLYGHCALGDCREDETLHDK, translated from the coding sequence ATGACTGACAACAACACCGCATTAAAGAAGGCCGGCCTGAAAGTCACGCTTCCACGACTGAAAATTCTGGAAGTGCTTCAGGAACCTGAGGGCCATCACGTCAGTGCGGAAGACTTGTATAAGCGCCTGATTGATATGGGCGAAGAGATTGGTCTGGCGACCGTATATCGCGTACTTAACCAGTTCGACGATGCGGGCATCGTGACCCGTCATAATTTCGAGGGCGGTAAATCTGTCTTCGAACTGACCCAGCAGCAGCATCATGACCACCTGATCTGCCTGGACTGCGGCAAAGTAATTGAGTTTAGTGATGAATCGATTGAAACCCGTCAGCGTGATATCGCCACGCGTCACGGTATCAAACTGAGCAACCATAGCCTGTACCTGTACGGCCATTGCGCTCTCGGCGACTGCCGCGAAGACGAAACTCTGCACGACAAGTAA
- the asnB gene encoding asparagine synthase B, with translation MCSIFGVLDLKTDPTELRKKALELSRLMRHRGPDWSGVYADDHAILAHERLSIVDVNNGAQPLYNAARTHVLAVNGEIYNHQALRAELSDRYEFQTDSDCEVILALYQEKGVDFLDELQGMFAFILYDTEKQTYLIGRDHIGIIPLYTGNDEHGNLFVASEMKALVPVCRTIKEFPAGSYLSSTDGEIRQYWQRDWFDYAAVENNTTDAAGLKAALEESVKSHLMSDVPYGVLLSGGLDSSIISAITKKYAAKRVEDHDKSEAWWPQLHSFAVGLEGSPDLKAAKAVAEHLGTVHHEIHFTVQEGLDAIRDVIYHIETYDVTTIRASTPMYLMSRKIKAMGIKMVLSGEGADEVFGGYLYFHKAPNAREFHEENVRKLQALHMFDCARANKAMSAWGVEARVPFLDKKFLDVAMRINPADKLCGSNGKMEKHILRECFESYLPASVAWRQKEQFSDGVGYSWIDTLKEVAAAQVSDQQLHTAHFRFAYNTPTSKEGYLYREIFEELFPVPSAAECVPGGPSVACSSAKAIEWDEAFRNMDDPSGRAVGVHQSAY, from the coding sequence ATGTGTTCTATTTTTGGTGTACTGGATCTGAAAACTGACCCCACTGAACTGCGTAAGAAAGCGCTGGAGCTTTCCCGTCTGATGCGCCACCGTGGCCCGGACTGGTCCGGCGTCTACGCCGATGACCACGCGATCCTCGCCCACGAGCGTCTGTCGATCGTCGACGTCAACAACGGTGCACAGCCGCTGTACAACGCAGCCCGTACCCATGTCCTGGCGGTAAACGGTGAGATCTACAACCATCAGGCGCTGCGTGCAGAGCTGAGCGATCGTTATGAGTTCCAGACCGACTCTGACTGTGAAGTGATCCTGGCGCTGTACCAGGAAAAAGGCGTCGACTTCCTGGACGAGCTGCAGGGCATGTTCGCCTTTATCCTGTATGACACTGAAAAGCAGACGTACCTTATTGGCCGCGACCATATCGGTATTATCCCGCTGTACACCGGTAACGACGAGCACGGCAACCTGTTTGTCGCCTCTGAAATGAAAGCGCTGGTGCCGGTTTGCCGTACCATTAAAGAGTTCCCGGCGGGCAGCTACCTTTCCAGCACCGACGGCGAAATCCGCCAGTACTGGCAGCGTGACTGGTTTGACTATGCGGCGGTAGAGAACAACACCACCGATGCAGCAGGCCTGAAAGCCGCGCTGGAAGAGTCGGTGAAAAGCCACCTGATGTCAGACGTGCCTTACGGCGTGCTGCTGTCCGGCGGTCTCGACTCTTCGATCATCTCCGCCATCACTAAAAAGTATGCGGCGAAGCGCGTAGAAGACCATGACAAGAGCGAGGCCTGGTGGCCACAGCTGCACTCCTTCGCGGTGGGCCTGGAAGGTTCCCCGGACCTTAAAGCGGCAAAAGCCGTGGCAGAGCACCTGGGCACCGTGCACCATGAAATTCACTTCACCGTGCAGGAAGGCCTCGATGCGATCCGCGATGTGATCTACCACATCGAAACCTATGATGTGACCACCATCCGTGCGTCAACGCCGATGTACCTGATGTCCCGCAAGATTAAGGCGATGGGCATCAAGATGGTGCTGTCCGGTGAGGGTGCCGATGAAGTGTTTGGTGGCTACCTGTACTTCCATAAAGCGCCGAACGCCCGTGAATTCCACGAGGAGAACGTGCGTAAGCTGCAGGCGCTGCATATGTTCGACTGCGCCCGTGCCAACAAGGCGATGTCTGCCTGGGGCGTGGAAGCCCGCGTACCCTTCCTGGACAAGAAGTTCCTCGACGTGGCGATGCGCATCAACCCGGCTGATAAACTGTGCGGCAGCAACGGCAAAATGGAAAAACACATCCTGCGCGAGTGCTTCGAATCCTATCTGCCGGCCAGCGTCGCCTGGCGTCAGAAAGAGCAGTTCTCTGACGGCGTAGGCTACAGCTGGATCGATACCCTGAAAGAAGTGGCCGCGGCGCAGGTCAGCGACCAGCAGTTGCATACCGCCCACTTCCGTTTCGCGTACAACACGCCGACGTCAAAAGAAGGCTACCTGTACCGTGAAATCTTCGAAGAACTGTTCCCGGTGCCAAGCGCGGCCGAGTGCGTGCCTGGCGGCCCGTCAGTCGCCTGTTCTTCGGCGAAAGCGATAGAGTGGGATGAAGCGTTCAGGAACATGGACGACCCGTCTGGCCGCGCCGTCGGCGTACACCAGTCAGCTTATTAA
- a CDS encoding N-acetylglucosamine repressor, with product MSTGGLAQIGNVDLVKQLNSAAVYRLIDQQGPISRIQIAEISQLAPASVTKITRQLIERGLIKEVDQQASTGGRRAISIVTEPRGFNTIGVRLGRNDATLTLFDLSGKSLAEAHHPLPQRTQETLENALFTAIADFCEQHQRKLRELIAISVTLPGLVDPNNGIIRYMPHINVGPWPLVASLEKRFNVTSFVGHDIRSLALAEHYFGASRDCADSILVRVHRGTGAGIIANGHIFLGSNGNVGELGHIQVDPLGERCHCGNFGCLETIAANGAIENRVRHLLTQGYPSSLTLDDCQIQPICRAASQGDALATEVIEHVGRHLGKAIAIAINLFNPQKVVVAGEITEAQKVLLPAIEGCINTQALKDFRKNLPIVRSEIDHRSAIGAFALVKRAMLNGILLQRLLEAEPR from the coding sequence ATGAGCACTGGCGGCCTGGCACAGATAGGAAATGTTGACCTTGTTAAACAATTAAACAGTGCGGCCGTCTATCGGCTTATCGATCAGCAGGGGCCAATCTCACGGATTCAGATTGCCGAAATCAGCCAGCTCGCGCCCGCCAGCGTCACCAAAATCACCCGTCAGCTGATCGAGCGCGGGCTGATTAAAGAGGTGGATCAGCAGGCCTCCACCGGCGGTCGCCGCGCCATCTCCATCGTCACCGAACCGCGCGGCTTTAACACCATCGGCGTGCGCCTCGGCCGTAACGACGCCACCCTGACCCTGTTTGACCTCAGCGGTAAAAGCCTGGCAGAGGCGCACCACCCGCTGCCGCAGCGCACCCAGGAGACGCTGGAAAACGCCCTGTTTACCGCCATCGCCGACTTCTGCGAGCAGCATCAGCGCAAGCTGCGCGAGCTGATCGCCATCTCCGTCACCCTGCCCGGCCTCGTCGACCCGAACAACGGCATCATTCGCTATATGCCGCACATCAACGTCGGCCCGTGGCCGCTGGTGGCCAGCCTGGAAAAACGCTTTAACGTCACCAGCTTTGTCGGCCACGATATTCGCAGCCTGGCGCTGGCAGAGCACTATTTTGGCGCATCCCGCGATTGCGCCGACTCCATCCTGGTGCGCGTGCATCGCGGAACGGGTGCCGGCATTATTGCCAACGGCCATATTTTTCTCGGCAGCAACGGTAACGTTGGCGAACTGGGACATATCCAGGTTGACCCGCTGGGCGAACGCTGTCACTGCGGTAACTTCGGCTGTCTGGAGACCATCGCCGCCAACGGCGCGATTGAAAATCGCGTGCGCCACCTCCTGACCCAGGGCTATCCCAGCAGCCTGACGCTGGATGACTGCCAGATCCAGCCGATCTGTCGGGCAGCCAGCCAGGGTGACGCGCTGGCCACCGAAGTGATCGAGCACGTCGGCCGTCACCTCGGCAAAGCTATCGCCATCGCCATTAACCTGTTTAACCCGCAGAAGGTGGTGGTAGCCGGTGAGATAACCGAAGCGCAGAAGGTGCTGCTGCCGGCGATCGAAGGCTGTATCAATACCCAGGCGCTGAAAGACTTCCGCAAAAATCTGCCGATCGTCCGATCCGAGATCGACCACCGTTCGGCCATTGGCGCATTTGCGCTGGTTAAACGGGCAATGCTTAACGGCATTCTGCTGCAGCGCCTGCTGGAAGCGGAACCGCGTTAA
- the mtr gene encoding tryptophan permease translates to MVSPVSATPLPATLWGTLIISGTIIGAGMFSLPVVMAGAWFSWSTALLLVSWLCMLLSGLLFLEASQHYPAGASFDTITRDLLGRGWNQINGLSVAFVLGILTYAYISASGAIIQRTLGLLDIPLSARSAGLLFTLLVALFIWLGTGVVSRMTLIVLGAKLVTFLTIFGGLLWHVQPATLLDSAAEGGHYLPYLWMVVPFCLASFGYHGNIAGLNRYYGHHAQRVGRCLIYGTLLALAIYFIWILGTMGNIPRQDFRAIAAQGGNIDVLVAALSGVLHSPYLNLLLNIFSNFAVASSFLGVSLGFFDYLADRFNIDGTHGGRLKTALLTFSLPLAAAMLWPDGFLVAIGYAGLAATIWAVITPALLAWKARQRFATPAWRVRGGAIPLALVLAFGALNVVVSLLSYGNWLPVWSG, encoded by the coding sequence ATGGTTTCACCCGTTTCTGCCACGCCGCTGCCCGCCACGCTGTGGGGCACGCTGATCATTAGCGGCACCATTATCGGTGCCGGGATGTTCTCACTGCCGGTGGTGATGGCCGGTGCCTGGTTTAGCTGGTCGACCGCGCTGCTGCTGGTGAGCTGGTTGTGTATGCTGCTCTCCGGGCTGCTGTTTCTGGAGGCCAGCCAGCACTATCCGGCCGGGGCCAGCTTTGACACCATCACCCGCGATTTACTCGGCAGGGGCTGGAACCAGATTAACGGCCTGTCGGTGGCCTTCGTGCTGGGCATTCTTACCTACGCCTATATCTCTGCCAGCGGAGCGATTATCCAGCGCACGCTGGGGCTGCTGGATATCCCGCTCTCCGCGCGCAGCGCCGGGCTGCTGTTTACCCTGCTGGTGGCGCTGTTTATCTGGCTCGGCACCGGCGTGGTCAGCCGCATGACGCTGATTGTTCTCGGGGCTAAGCTTGTCACTTTCCTGACCATTTTTGGCGGCCTGCTGTGGCACGTACAGCCCGCCACGCTGCTGGATAGCGCGGCTGAAGGCGGCCACTATCTGCCTTACCTGTGGATGGTGGTGCCGTTTTGCCTCGCCTCGTTTGGCTATCATGGCAACATTGCCGGGCTGAACCGCTACTACGGCCACCATGCTCAGCGCGTCGGCCGCTGCCTGATTTACGGCACGCTGCTGGCGCTGGCGATCTACTTTATCTGGATCCTCGGCACCATGGGGAACATTCCCCGCCAGGATTTCCGTGCGATAGCCGCGCAGGGCGGCAATATTGATGTGCTGGTCGCGGCGCTGTCCGGCGTGCTGCACAGTCCTTACCTCAACCTGCTGCTGAATATCTTCTCCAACTTCGCGGTCGCCAGTTCGTTTCTCGGCGTCAGCCTCGGCTTTTTTGACTACCTGGCCGATCGGTTTAACATCGATGGCACGCACGGCGGGCGGCTGAAAACCGCACTGCTGACCTTCAGCCTGCCGCTGGCGGCGGCGATGCTGTGGCCGGACGGCTTCCTGGTGGCGATCGGCTACGCCGGTCTGGCCGCCACCATCTGGGCGGTCATCACTCCGGCCCTGCTGGCCTGGAAGGCGCGGCAGCGCTTTGCCACGCCTGCCTGGCGGGTAAGGGGCGGAGCCATTCCGCTTGCGCTGGTGCTGGCCTTCGGCGCGCTTAACGTGGTGGTCTCGCTGCTCTCCTACGGCAACTGGCTGCCGGTGTGGAGCGGCTAA
- the nagE gene encoding PTS N-acetyl glucosamine transporter subunit IIABC — MNILGFFQRLGRSLQLPIAVLPVAALMLRFGQPDLLNMAFIAQAGGAIFDNLALIFAIGVASTWSKDNAGAAALAGAVGYFILTKAMVTINPAINMGVLAGIITGLIAGMTYNRWSDIKLPDFLSFFGGKRFVPIATGFFCLVLSAVFGYVWPPVQNAIHAGGEWIVAEGALGAGIFGFVNRLLIPTGLHQVLNTIAWFQIGEFTNAAGTVFHGDINRFYAGDGTAGMFMAGFFPIMMFGLPGAALAMYLAAPKARRPMVGGMLISVAVTAFLTGVTEPLEFLFMFLAPVLYLIHALLTGISLFVATLLGVHAGFSFSAGAIDYVLMYKLPAASHNVWVLLVMGAIAFVVYFVLFSAVIRLFNLKTPGREDQTDIVAPEANSNTEEGLDQLSRQYIVAVGGSDNLNVIDACITRLRLSVKDSARVDDAACKRLGASGIVKLNKQTIQVIVGAKAESLAEGMKKLIAKGPIAAASAASATTAPVAPAAPLQAVPNPAKGVIATLVAPVSGSVVAIEQVPDEAFASKAVGEGLAIKPTSSTVVAPANGTLVKIFNTNHAFCLETENGAEIVVHMGLDTVALEGKGFTRLAEEGSVVTAGQPVLEMDLVWLEANARSMVSPVVVSNSEEYSAVTLLAGDSVVAGETRILEIRG, encoded by the coding sequence GTGAATATTTTAGGGTTCTTTCAACGCTTAGGGCGCTCATTGCAGCTGCCAATAGCCGTACTGCCGGTCGCGGCGCTGATGCTGCGCTTCGGTCAGCCCGACTTGCTTAACATGGCGTTTATTGCCCAGGCGGGCGGGGCGATTTTTGATAACCTCGCGCTGATCTTCGCAATCGGGGTGGCGTCGACCTGGTCGAAAGACAACGCCGGTGCCGCGGCACTCGCCGGTGCGGTGGGCTACTTTATTCTGACCAAGGCGATGGTAACCATTAACCCGGCAATCAACATGGGCGTGCTGGCGGGGATCATCACCGGTCTGATCGCCGGTATGACCTACAACCGCTGGTCGGATATCAAGCTGCCTGACTTCCTGAGCTTCTTCGGCGGCAAGCGCTTTGTACCGATTGCCACCGGTTTCTTCTGTCTGGTGCTCTCTGCGGTGTTTGGTTACGTCTGGCCTCCGGTGCAGAACGCCATTCACGCCGGTGGTGAGTGGATCGTGGCGGAAGGCGCGCTGGGCGCCGGTATCTTCGGTTTCGTTAACCGTCTGCTGATCCCAACCGGCCTGCATCAGGTGCTGAACACCATTGCCTGGTTCCAGATCGGTGAGTTCACCAACGCCGCCGGCACCGTGTTCCACGGCGACATCAACCGCTTCTACGCCGGTGATGGCACGGCGGGGATGTTTATGGCGGGCTTCTTCCCGATCATGATGTTTGGTCTGCCGGGTGCGGCGCTGGCCATGTACCTGGCCGCGCCGAAAGCGCGCCGTCCGATGGTCGGCGGCATGCTGATCTCCGTGGCGGTGACCGCGTTCCTGACCGGTGTTACTGAACCGCTGGAATTCCTGTTTATGTTCCTGGCTCCGGTGCTCTATCTGATTCACGCGCTGTTAACCGGGATCAGCCTGTTTGTGGCGACGCTGCTGGGCGTGCATGCCGGCTTCTCTTTCTCCGCAGGCGCCATTGACTATGTGCTGATGTACAAACTGCCTGCGGCCAGCCACAACGTCTGGGTGCTGCTGGTGATGGGCGCGATCGCTTTTGTGGTTTACTTCGTGCTGTTCAGCGCGGTCATCCGCCTGTTTAACCTGAAAACGCCGGGTCGTGAAGATCAGACAGACATTGTTGCTCCTGAAGCCAACAGCAATACCGAAGAGGGGCTGGATCAGCTTTCCCGTCAGTACATTGTGGCGGTCGGCGGTTCCGATAACCTGAACGTGATTGATGCATGTATTACCCGCCTGCGCCTGTCGGTGAAAGATTCAGCCCGCGTGGATGATGCGGCCTGTAAGCGTCTGGGCGCTTCAGGGATTGTGAAACTGAACAAACAGACCATTCAGGTGATCGTCGGCGCGAAAGCCGAATCGCTTGCCGAAGGGATGAAAAAACTGATCGCTAAGGGCCCGATCGCGGCGGCCAGCGCAGCGTCAGCGACAACAGCCCCTGTCGCCCCGGCGGCTCCGCTGCAGGCGGTGCCGAACCCGGCCAAAGGCGTTATCGCCACGCTGGTGGCCCCGGTCAGCGGTAGCGTGGTGGCTATCGAGCAGGTGCCGGACGAAGCCTTTGCCAGCAAAGCGGTGGGCGAAGGTCTGGCGATCAAACCGACCAGCAGCACCGTAGTCGCACCAGCTAACGGCACGCTGGTCAAAATCTTCAACACCAACCACGCTTTCTGCCTGGAAACCGAAAACGGAGCCGAAATCGTCGTGCACATGGGGCTGGATACCGTGGCGCTGGAAGGCAAAGGCTTCACCCGCCTGGCGGAAGAGGGCAGCGTGGTGACGGCCGGTCAGCCGGTATTGGAGATGGACCTGGTCTGGCTCGAGGCCAACGCCCGCTCGATGGTAAGCCCGGTGGTGGTCAGCAATAGTGAAGAGTACAGTGCGGTAACGCTGCTGGCCGGTGACAGCGTGGTGGCAGGCGAGACCCGTATCCTCGAGATTCGCGGCTAA